The following proteins are encoded in a genomic region of Desulfurococcaceae archaeon:
- a CDS encoding radical SAM protein, translating to MSNMGVRARLYEVVNNAVVCNVCERRCILVKGRRGACGNYINLDGVVYSIGYGRLSAIESRPIEVKPLFHYWPGSTALTYSNYGCNFYCPWCQNDHLSYRKPSGEEEVIPPEKLVEMTVLSGDEGLSASFNEPLTQLDYVIDVTELATKHGLYSMVVTNMYFTQRSLKAVIEAGVDGFSADIKGCPQMKRALVGIDHNVVFRNAAKALDMNAHVEMVYLVVTNTNDFEDCYEWIIDNHLEYLGPDVPMHINRYYPAHRWKEPPTPLERLRAIRDYAVKQGLKYVYIGNVRDPELESTRCPRCGKTVIYRHNYRVLYHSLDHSGGRYRCKRCNEVIPVRGKIVEK from the coding sequence ATGTCCAATATGGGGGTTAGGGCAAGGCTTTACGAGGTAGTGAATAATGCGGTGGTGTGTAATGTGTGTGAGAGGAGGTGCATCCTCGTTAAGGGTCGTAGAGGCGCCTGCGGCAACTACATAAACTTAGACGGAGTGGTATACAGTATTGGGTATGGAAGGCTCAGCGCGATTGAAAGTAGGCCTATAGAGGTAAAGCCCCTTTTCCACTACTGGCCCGGTTCAACTGCGTTAACGTACAGTAATTACGGGTGTAACTTTTACTGTCCGTGGTGCCAGAACGATCATCTAAGTTACCGTAAACCTAGCGGCGAGGAGGAAGTGATTCCGCCCGAAAAGCTCGTGGAAATGACCGTTCTAAGCGGGGATGAAGGCCTATCGGCCAGTTTCAACGAACCATTAACTCAACTGGACTACGTGATCGACGTCACCGAGCTAGCCACCAAGCACGGGCTTTACTCAATGGTGGTTACAAACATGTACTTCACTCAAAGATCGCTGAAAGCTGTAATCGAGGCCGGCGTAGACGGCTTCTCGGCCGATATAAAGGGGTGTCCGCAAATGAAACGCGCGCTCGTGGGAATAGATCATAACGTGGTATTCAGGAACGCAGCAAAGGCGCTGGACATGAACGCTCACGTAGAAATGGTGTACTTGGTTGTGACGAATACCAATGATTTCGAGGATTGCTACGAGTGGATCATTGATAACCACCTAGAGTACCTGGGCCCCGACGTGCCTATGCACATCAACAGATACTACCCAGCACACAGGTGGAAAGAGCCGCCAACACCCTTAGAGAGACTAAGGGCTATAAGGGACTATGCCGTTAAGCAGGGTTTAAAGTACGTGTACATAGGCAACGTCAGGGATCCTGAATTGGAGTCAACGCGTTGCCCCAGGTGCGGTAAAACCGTTATCTACAGGCACAACTACAGGGTACTATACCATAGCCTCGATCATAGCGGGGGCAGGTATAGGTGTAAAAGATGTAACGAAGTGATTCCAGTCAGGGGCAAAATAGTTGAAAAGTGA
- the alaXM gene encoding alanyl-tRNA editing protein AlaXM, whose translation MKSLTKLIYQHDSYLKEYEAIITRCEPGILFFDSTIFHPRSGGVDHDKGTLIINGNKVEVVEVFIEKESGEVAHRVAKPIEASPGTRVKMILDWERRYRLMRLHTTAHILSAIMYNDYGALISGGNITPDYGYDDYTLERFDKELFVEAIEKANMVVKKDLEVKTYWLPREEALRIPGITKLAYRTPPDIRELRIVEIPGIDVQADGGPHVRRTGEIGEIVFLKAENKGKNKRRVYFTVKP comes from the coding sequence ATGAAATCTTTAACCAAGCTCATTTACCAGCACGATTCGTACTTAAAAGAGTATGAAGCTATAATTACGCGTTGCGAACCCGGTATACTCTTCTTCGATAGCACGATATTCCACCCAAGAAGTGGTGGCGTGGACCACGACAAGGGCACTCTGATCATCAATGGCAATAAAGTAGAGGTCGTAGAAGTCTTCATCGAGAAGGAGAGTGGCGAGGTAGCACACAGGGTAGCTAAGCCCATCGAGGCATCTCCAGGCACGCGGGTTAAGATGATCTTGGACTGGGAGAGGAGATACAGGTTAATGAGGCTCCACACAACCGCGCACATCCTCTCGGCCATAATGTACAACGATTACGGGGCGTTAATTTCCGGCGGAAACATCACTCCCGACTACGGTTACGACGACTACACCCTTGAAAGATTCGATAAGGAATTATTCGTAGAGGCGATCGAGAAGGCGAACATGGTAGTTAAGAAAGACTTAGAAGTGAAAACCTACTGGCTTCCACGAGAAGAAGCGTTGCGAATACCGGGTATTACCAAGCTAGCTTACAGAACCCCTCCCGACATCAGGGAACTTAGAATAGTAGAGATACCGGGTATCGACGTTCAAGCTGACGGGGGCCCGCACGTTAGGAGAACAGGTGAAATCGGCGAAATAGTGTTCCTGAAGGCTGAAAACAAAGGCAAGAACAAGAGGAGAGTTTACTTTACAGTTAAGCCTTAA